One Thomasclavelia spiroformis DSM 1552 DNA window includes the following coding sequences:
- a CDS encoding matrixin family metalloprotease, whose protein sequence is MKKIIITLLAIIISFLVGTVSVDAYALTGWKFSTISESYKWGNNISKVSSSYKNAFIKAVDSWNNAVNVKYSYHYNSKNTCDTYSKSSNSEYGTTVTTYNSNKKVVEFHSKINSANTNITGNVYQSVAAHELGHPYGLGDLSSGNSLMSHARNRNTIYKPQTDDINGIKRIYPEWY, encoded by the coding sequence ATGAAAAAAATAATAATTACATTATTAGCTATAATAATATCTTTTTTAGTTGGAACTGTATCTGTCGATGCCTATGCTTTAACTGGTTGGAAATTTAGTACAATATCTGAATCTTATAAATGGGGAAATAATATTTCTAAAGTATCTTCTTCTTATAAAAATGCATTCATAAAAGCTGTAGATTCTTGGAACAACGCTGTAAATGTAAAATATTCATATCACTATAATTCTAAAAATACTTGTGACACTTATAGTAAAAGTAGCAACAGTGAATATGGTACTACAGTCACTACATACAACAGTAATAAAAAAGTGGTTGAATTTCATTCAAAAATAAATTCAGCCAATACAAATATAACTGGAAATGTTTACCAAAGTGTTGCGGCTCATGAACTAGGACACCCATATGGTTTAGGTGATTTAAGCAGCGGTAATTCTCTTATGAGTCATGCTAGAAATAGAAATACTATATATAAACCACAAACCGATGATATAAATGGAATTAAAAGAATATATCCAGAATGGTATTAA
- a CDS encoding LytR/AlgR family response regulator transcription factor, giving the protein MIKVAIVDDSDSSLSMIIEILLKYGFVKEEIYYFDSSKKCLSSKIDFSLYLVEIDLPEKAGLDIIKKLRDKNVFLIYVTACSKHLKNAFDKNVIGYVLKSKLNDELPLALNKFFEILSEEKELQFTYKNGLVSIKITDIMYIKSDLGDLIIVTDKAEFRILNKSLSSIYTILQDNFCYCSRNVIVNMDYISSILNNTICLKNGIKLNISRRRYKTLFIKYMHYKFK; this is encoded by the coding sequence ATGATTAAGGTAGCTATAGTTGATGATAGTGATAGTTCTTTATCAATGATTATCGAAATTTTATTAAAATATGGTTTTGTTAAAGAAGAAATATATTATTTTGACTCATCAAAAAAATGTTTAAGTTCAAAGATCGATTTTTCTTTATATTTAGTGGAAATTGATCTGCCTGAAAAAGCAGGTTTAGATATTATAAAAAAATTGCGTGATAAAAATGTATTCTTAATATATGTAACAGCATGTTCCAAGCATCTTAAAAATGCATTTGATAAAAATGTAATTGGTTATGTTTTAAAAAGTAAGTTAAATGATGAATTACCACTAGCATTAAATAAGTTTTTTGAGATTTTATCTGAAGAAAAAGAGTTACAATTTACTTATAAAAATGGGTTAGTATCAATTAAAATAACAGATATTATGTATATAAAAAGTGATTTAGGTGACTTGATTATTGTTACTGATAAAGCAGAGTTTAGAATTTTAAATAAAAGCTTATCAAGTATTTATACAATTTTGCAAGATAATTTTTGTTATTGTTCAAGAAATGTAATAGTAAATATGGATTATATTAGTTCAATATTAAATAATACTATTTGTCTTAAAAATGGAATAAAATTAAATATTAGTAGAAGAAGATATAAGACGTTATTTATAAAGTATATGCATTATAAATTTAAATAG
- the dapF gene encoding diaminopimelate epimerase, which yields MRLHFTKMEGLGNDYIYVDGINQDVCMDKEFIKKISDRHFGIGSDGMIVILPSDKYDFKMRMFNLDGSEGKMCGNGIRCFAKFIYDHKLSDKHVLEIETKAGLRIVELLFDGDKCIGAKVDMGKPILTCSDIPCNYNQETMIDQTIVIDDYKYNLTSISMGNPHTVTFVDDLETLDLKKIGPKFEFHEMFPEGVNTEFVEVINDHYIKMRVWERGSGETMACGTGACAAMYASYLNNYTKNKVTVELLGGCLEIEYINDTIMMSGPAVNVFEGTIEV from the coding sequence ATGCGATTACATTTTACAAAAATGGAAGGTCTTGGAAATGATTATATTTATGTTGATGGGATAAACCAAGATGTTTGTATGGATAAAGAGTTTATTAAAAAAATAAGTGATCGACATTTTGGGATTGGTAGTGATGGAATGATCGTTATTTTACCATCGGATAAATATGATTTTAAAATGCGAATGTTTAATCTTGATGGTAGTGAAGGTAAAATGTGTGGTAATGGTATCCGCTGTTTTGCGAAATTTATATATGATCATAAATTAAGTGATAAACATGTATTAGAAATTGAAACTAAAGCAGGTTTACGAATTGTTGAATTGTTATTTGATGGAGATAAGTGTATTGGGGCTAAGGTTGATATGGGTAAACCAATCTTGACATGCAGTGATATTCCATGTAATTATAATCAAGAAACAATGATCGATCAAACAATTGTAATTGATGATTATAAATATAATTTAACAAGTATTTCAATGGGTAACCCGCATACAGTAACATTTGTAGATGATTTAGAGACATTGGATTTAAAGAAAATTGGACCTAAATTTGAATTTCATGAAATGTTTCCAGAAGGTGTCAATACTGAGTTTGTTGAAGTTATTAATGATCATTATATAAAAATGCGTGTTTGGGAACGAGGTTCTGGAGAAACAATGGCATGTGGTACTGGAGCTTGTGCAGCAATGTATGCTAGTTATTTAAATAACTATACTAAAAATAAAGTTACAGTAGAATTATTAGGTGGTTGTTTAGAAATAGAGTATATTAATGATACAATCATGATGTCAGGACCAGCTGTTAATGTTTTTGAAGGAACGATTGAAGTATAG
- the dapD gene encoding 2,3,4,5-tetrahydropyridine-2,6-dicarboxylate N-acetyltransferase yields the protein MLNSAEEIIKFIGDAKKQTPVKVYLKGENLPEATDFKMFGGSDSRVCIGDLDLIKAYMEANKELIKDSYLEQDRRNSAIPLLDMTNINARIEPGAFIREHVSIGDNAVIMMGAIINIGVKIGEGTMIDMGAILGGRVEVGKRCHVGAGAVLAGVIEPPSASPVILEDDVLIGANAVVIEGVRIGKGAVVGAGSIVTEDVPAGAVVVGNPARIIKEQKDEKTEGKTQLMDDLRKL from the coding sequence ATGTTAAATAGTGCAGAAGAAATTATTAAGTTTATTGGTGATGCTAAAAAACAAACACCAGTGAAAGTTTATTTAAAAGGAGAAAATTTACCAGAAGCAACTGATTTTAAGATGTTTGGTGGTAGTGACAGCAGAGTTTGTATTGGTGATTTAGATTTGATTAAAGCATATATGGAAGCTAATAAAGAGTTAATCAAAGATTCTTATTTAGAACAAGATCGTCGTAATAGTGCGATTCCTTTATTAGATATGACAAATATTAATGCTAGAATTGAACCAGGTGCATTTATTAGAGAGCATGTAAGTATTGGTGATAATGCGGTTATTATGATGGGTGCGATAATTAATATCGGTGTTAAAATTGGAGAAGGAACAATGATCGATATGGGTGCAATACTTGGTGGACGTGTTGAAGTTGGTAAACGTTGCCATGTTGGAGCTGGAGCAGTTTTAGCTGGAGTTATTGAACCACCTAGTGCTTCACCGGTTATTTTAGAAGATGATGTATTGATTGGTGCTAATGCAGTTGTAATTGAAGGTGTGCGTATTGGTAAAGGAGCTGTGGTTGGAGCTGGTTCAATCGTTACTGAAGATGTTCCTGCTGGAGCAGTTGTTGTTGGGAATCCAGCAAGAATTATTAAAGAACAAAAAGATGAAAAAACTGAAGGTAAAACACAGTTAATGGATGATTTAAGAAAGCTTTAG